Genomic window (Flavobacterium oreochromis):
TTTACATTAATTATTTGTAAATAAATAACCTATTATTTTATTATTTTCACATATCATTATTTAACTAATAATCATTTAGTTAACATCTATTATCTTATCATTTGCATCAATTAAAAGAATCTTTAGTTCTACTTTTGGAATATGGGATTTACAAACAGTATAACAATGTTCTTGTAAAGATTTAAAAAATGGTTCTTCCGCTGTAAAATCAAAAATCTCAGTAAGTCTTCTAGCCATATTCAAATCTAAAATTGGAGCGCATTGTTCGTTAGTATAACCACACTTTTTTGCCATTTCATAAATAAACTCTTTATCCCAAGTCGATTTACCACTGTGGGTATCTAATTCGCCTTGTGCTAATTTAGCCGCTTTACCAATCATTATTCCAATAGTTACTTTTTGGAGTGCTACCGAATTTATTTTTGTCAAAGTTTCACCTATCCAATTTCCGTATTGAATAAAAGCAAAATCTGGTAAATGGTTAAATTGTGCTTTTAATAAATTTTCTGAACGACCACCAGAATTGATAACTATTTCATTACAACCATTAGCTAAGGCAACATCTATACCTTGTGTAATACTAGCTATATAAGCCGATGCGCTAAATGGTTTCACAATTCCTGTTGTTCCTAAAATTGAAATTCCGTTTAAAATGCCAATTCTTGCATTGAGTGTTTTTTTTGCAATTTCTTCTCCATTTTCAACAAAAATTTCCACGTTTACACCTTTATTACATTGCTTTGTATGCTTTACGAAGTGTATTGCATCGGTAATCATTTTTCTAGGGACAGGATTTATAGCAGGTTCACCTACTTTAATAGCAAGTCCAGGCAAAGTAACCACGCCCACACCTTTACCTTGTTTAAAAAGAACCTCCTGACTTTCATTTAATGAAATGATACAACCAATCGTAGCTCCGTGCGTAACATCAGGATCGTCACCAGCATCTTTAATAGTAGTACAGGTAGCATATTCGGAAGTATAAACACAAGAAGTGATTTTAAATTTTACTTTTTCGCCTAATGGTAATGTAATTTCTACTTCGTTTATCTCTCTTTGTTCCAAAAGGCTTATCAATGCGGCTTTAGCACAAGCCGTTGCACAAGCACCAGTTGTATAACCACTGCGTAAAGGACCTTCTGGAACGGGTAGTAGAGCCATTTTATTGATTTATAAGTAAAGAGTTAAACAATTCATTTTCATTGGAAACGAGTATAAAACTACTTGGCAAAGGTTTTCTTTCTATAACTATTATAGGAATATTACAATATTTTGCTGCGTTTATCTTTACTGACAAATATCCTGATTCTCCACTTTCTTTAGTAATGACTGCCTCGCAATTGTATTTTTTTATCGTTGCAATTTCATCATCTATATTAGTATTAGGAAATTCTAAAATTAAATTTTGGCTTGGAAATCCTACTTTTTCAGCTATAGTCACAGAAGTTTCTCTAGGTAAAATCCTAAAGTAAGTGGTGTGTTTTTCCCAATAAGGTTTTAGCTTTTCAATAGTTTGCACACCTGTCAATGCTAGTAAATTAGAAAAAGTATGAGTATGCAAATAATTTATAGCTTCTTCATAATTTTTTACATAATTAACTTCTTTAGAAACTATTCTTTCTGGATAAGCTCGTTCAAAACGAAATACTGGAATTGCTAAAACAGTACTTACCTCTTCTATACACTGATGCAATAATTCAGCAAATGGATGTGAAGCGTGAATGATTGTTTTTATGTGGTTCTTTTGGCAAAACGAAATTAAATCGGTCGTAGTGAATGCACCAAAACGGTAGTGTCCGAATTGACCTTGATCAAATTCAATCTCCGTTTTAGTAGAATAAAAGTAAGGCAAAGCTCGTTTTTCAAGCCACTTTGCTACTTTTTTCCTTCGGTTGTACCACCAAAAACTAATATCATATTTTTTTTTAATTGAAAATTTATAATTGACAGTTGATAATTGATAATTGATAATTGATAATT
Coding sequences:
- a CDS encoding cobalt-precorrin-5B (C(1))-methyltransferase — protein: MALLPVPEGPLRSGYTTGACATACAKAALISLLEQREINEVEITLPLGEKVKFKITSCVYTSEYATCTTIKDAGDDPDVTHGATIGCIISLNESQEVLFKQGKGVGVVTLPGLAIKVGEPAINPVPRKMITDAIHFVKHTKQCNKGVNVEIFVENGEEIAKKTLNARIGILNGISILGTTGIVKPFSASAYIASITQGIDVALANGCNEIVINSGGRSENLLKAQFNHLPDFAFIQYGNWIGETLTKINSVALQKVTIGIMIGKAAKLAQGELDTHSGKSTWDKEFIYEMAKKCGYTNEQCAPILDLNMARRLTEIFDFTAEEPFFKSLQEHCYTVCKSHIPKVELKILLIDANDKIIDVN
- a CDS encoding precorrin-6A/cobalt-precorrin-6A reductase; translated protein: MDNLNYTVSNNCQLSIINYQLSTVNYKFSIKKKYDISFWWYNRRKKVAKWLEKRALPYFYSTKTEIEFDQGQFGHYRFGAFTTTDLISFCQKNHIKTIIHASHPFAELLHQCIEEVSTVLAIPVFRFERAYPERIVSKEVNYVKNYEEAINYLHTHTFSNLLALTGVQTIEKLKPYWEKHTTYFRILPRETSVTIAEKVGFPSQNLILEFPNTNIDDEIATIKKYNCEAVITKESGESGYLSVKINAAKYCNIPIIVIERKPLPSSFILVSNENELFNSLLINQ